CTCGAAGGCGGCCGGGTCCAGCTCCCCCTCGCCGGGGCCCAGACACCGGCGGGCCGCCTCGTGCACCTGGCCCGCCACCCGTGCGGCGAGCCTGCGCACGGCGGTGCCGCCCATGGGCGGCACGGCGGGCGCCGCGATCCGCGTGGCCACCCGGGCACAGGTCAGGTCGAGGTGGGCGGCGAAGACGTCGTCGGTGTCCGGGCTGCCCGGCACGTCGGGCGGCAGCACCGCGCGGACCTCGGCGAGGAGCCTCAGGGTCAGCGGGTGGCGGTCGTGGCCCGCCGCGACGGCTCCCTCGGCGATGCCGTACCGCTCCCTGGCCAGGGCCGCCCGGGCCCGGTCGAGATCGGTCAGCAGCAGACAGGGCGGCAGGCCGGCGACGGGGCGCGCGGGACGGTGCAGGACTCCCGGCGGATGGAGCGCCCCCGCCGTCTCCCAGTGCTCGGGGCGGCAGGCGACCACCATGCGGACCTCGTGCGCGCGGAGCCAGCCCGCGGTGGCGGAGGTCCATCCGGCGAGCCTGCGGGCGAGGGCGGGCGGCATCTCCTCGGGCCCGTCCAGCAGGACGAGCAGGGGTCGCCCCGCTCGGGCGGCGAGGGCGGCGATCCGCTCGGGGGTGGCTCCGGCCGACTCCTCCGGGGCGGCGGCCGGGCCGTCCGCCGCGCCCACGACGCGGGCGGCCCGCTCCAGGGTCCGGGCGACGGCGTCGGCCACCGAGAGGTCGTCGGCCCGCAGATCGGCGCCGCGCAGCCACAGGGTGGGCGCGCGGACGGCCGTCTCCGCGCGGCGGGCGGCGAGGGCGACGAGTTCGGTGGTACGGCCGGTGCCGGAGGCGCCGACGAGGCCGAGGACGGTCGCCGTACCGCCGCCGAAGGCGTCGAGCTCCGCGGCGACGTCCTCGCGTGCGACGGGGCGTGGGCAGGGGCCCCGCTCGGCGGGGCCGGCCCCGCCCGCGGTGGCGGCGGTGAGCCGGAGGGCGCCCGCCAGGTTGAGATCGGGGCCGTGGCCGGGGACGGTGAGGGCGTTCCGTTCCAGGAGCTCGTCGAGCGGGCCGCCGTCGCCCGGGTGCAGCAGCACGGCGAGCCCCGCCGCCTCGTGTCCGGCGCGCAGAGCCGGGCAGAGCACGCCGAGGACGGCTCCGGTACGCGGGTCGGTGACGGGTCCGCCGATCGCGGCGCCGCCGGAGCGCAGCGCGTCGCGGCCGTCCGTGCCGACGGCGAGTTCCAGCGCGGTGGCCACCTGGTACCCGTGGCCGTCCCGGGTGGTGTAGGTGGCCGGGGTGGTACCGAGAACGCGGGCCTGACGGATGCCGTGGGCGGCGATGTGGACGTACGCGCCGGGCTCCGCGCGTTCGGGCGCCGCGATGGGCAGGGGTTCCAGGCCGAGTGCGGCGGCGTCCGCGGTGTGCAGCAGCGCGAGACCGAGAGCAGGCAGCGGGAGGACGTCGTCGGGGCCCACCGGCCGGGTGACGCCGTCCGGCCCCGGCCCCCGCAGGAGAAGCGGCCCGCCCGTGAGGAAGCCGTCGAGGACCTGGTGGCTGGTCACGACGGTGCCCCGGTCGTCGGCCAGGAATCCGGTGCCCCGGGGCCGGCCGGCCTGGTCGCAGATCCTCACCAGCGTCGTACGGTCCCCGCTACCCATGGTTCAGAAGGTAGGCGGGCGGAGGCGGGCCGATAGGCCAGAACGGGTGAATACGCCCCCTCACGCCCCTGTTTCACTCCGAGCGCCCGTCCATTGGGGTGAGTTCGGGGGCCCTCATGGACAGAGTGCTCGGCGGGGGGGCGTGGAGAGCCGGGGGCCTGCTCCACGACGGCGGGCCTGTCTTCCGTCCGGTGCGCACCGGACGGAAGACAGGCCCGCGAAGAAGGCTGTGCGGGGAAACGCCGTACGGGAACGCCGTGCGAGGGCCGGTGACGGCTCACCCGCACACACTCCACCCGCACGCACTCACCCGCAGACCGCTCAGGCGAAGACGGCGAGGCTCTTGGCCTTGCCCTTCTCCTCCTCCACCAGCACCAGGAAGGCGCCGTCCGGCCCGAAGACCGCGACCGGCCCCGACGGGTACGCCGGCATGTCCAGCCGGACCCCGTTGAGCAGCAGCTTGGCCCGTTTCTCGTCCACGTCCCAGCGCGGGAAGGCCGACGCGGCGGCCTCGGCCACCGGCATCACGGTCAGTTCCTGCTGGTGCTGGTCGAGCGTCCGGGCCGCGTCGAGGCCGTACGGGCCGACCCGGGTGCGCCGCAGCGCGGTCAGGTGCCCGCCGACACCGAGCCCGGCGCCGAGGTCCCGGGCGAGGGCCCGGATGTACGTCCCCGAGGAGCAGACGACGGAGACGACCAGGTCCAGCACCGGGGTGCCGTCCTCGGCGACCGCCTCGCGGACGTCGTACAGGCGGAACGAGGAGACCGTCACCGGACGGGCCGGGATCTCGAACTCCTCGCCGCCGCGCACCCGCGCGTACGACCGCTTGCCGTCGATCTTGATGGCGCTGACCTTGGACGGGACCTGCATGATCGGCCCCGACAGGGCGGCGATACCGGTGTCGACGGCCTCACGGGTGACCTTCGAGGCGTCGGTGGACGAGGTGATCTCGCCCTCGGCGTCGTCGGTGACGGTGTCCTGGCCGAGCCGGATCGTACCGAGGTACTCCTTCTCGGTGAGCGCGAGGTGGCCGAGGAGCTTGGTGGCCCGTTCCACGCCGAGCACCAGTACCCCGGTCGCCATCGGGTCCAGCGTGCCGGCGTGGCCGACGCGCCGGGTGCGGGCGATGCCGCGCATCTTGGCGACGACGTCGTGCGACGTGAAGCCGGACGGCTTGTCGACGATGACAAGGCCGTCCGGCGTCTTGATCTGCTCTGTCATGCGGAGGTGTCGTCCTCGTCCTCCGGCTTGCGGTACGGGTCGGCGCCGCCCGCGTACGTGGCGCCCGAGGACGCCTCGCGCACCTTGGCGTCCGAGGCCCGCACCTGGTCGAGGAGGTCCTCGATCGCCTTGGCGTTGCCCGGCAGGGCGTCCGCCACGAAGGTGAGGGTGGGGGTGAACTTCGTCCCCGCCGCCGCTCCGACCGCCGACCGCAGAACGCCCTTGGCGCTCTCCAGGCCGGCCGCCGCGCTGGCCCGGTCCTCGTCGTCGCCGTAGACCGTGTAGAAGACCGTGGCCTCCCGCAGGTCACCCGTGACGCGGGTGTCCGTGATCGTCACATGGGTACCCAGCCGGGGGTCCTTGACCCCGCGCTGCAGTTTCTCGGCGACCACCTGCTGGATGAGGTCCGCCAGCTTCTTCGCCCGCGCGTTGTCGGCCACTGGTCCGTCTCCTTCTGCCTTGCTCAATCGTCTTCGTCGCTGTGCAGCCGCCGCCGTACGGACAGCAGCTCCACTTCCGGCCGGCCGGCGACGAGTCGCTCGCACCGGTCCAGCACGTCAGTGAGGTGCCGGGTTTCCCCGGAGACCACGGCGAGGCCGATTTCGGCCCTGCGATGGAGATCCTGATCGCCCGTCTCCGCCACGCTCACCGCGAATCTGCGCTGGAGCTCGGCGACGATCGGCCGGACGACGGAACGCTTCTCCTTCAACGACCGTACGTCGCCGAGGAGCAGATCGAAGGACAGAGTCCCCACATACATGGATGTCCGGATGTCCCGCCGGTTCGGGTTCGCGCCCTGCTCACGCGTGGCAGGGACACGAGAACCGTACACGGAACGGCCGGGGCCGATCGACGGAATTACCTTCCGCCGATCGGCCCCGACTGTTGAGGTACGGGTCAGCCTCGCGGCTTCTCGCGCATCTCGTACGTCGCGATGACGTCGTCGATCTTGATGTCGTTGAAGTTTCCGAGGTTGATACCGCCCTCGAAGCCTTCGCGGATCTCGGTGACGTCGTCCTTGAAGCGGCGCAGACCGGAGATGTTGAGGTTCTCCGCGATGACCTTGCCGTCGCGGAGCAGGCGCGCCTTGGTGTTGCGCTTGACCTCGCCCGAGCGGACCAGGACACCGGCGATGTTGCCCAGCTTGGACGAGCGGAAGACCTCGCGGATCTCCGCCGTGCCGAGCTCGACCTCTTCGTACTCCGGCTTGAGCA
The DNA window shown above is from Streptomyces sp. NBC_00247 and carries:
- a CDS encoding DUF503 domain-containing protein — encoded protein: MYVGTLSFDLLLGDVRSLKEKRSVVRPIVAELQRRFAVSVAETGDQDLHRRAEIGLAVVSGETRHLTDVLDRCERLVAGRPEVELLSVRRRLHSDEDD
- the rbfA gene encoding 30S ribosome-binding factor RbfA produces the protein MADNARAKKLADLIQQVVAEKLQRGVKDPRLGTHVTITDTRVTGDLREATVFYTVYGDDEDRASAAAGLESAKGVLRSAVGAAAGTKFTPTLTFVADALPGNAKAIEDLLDQVRASDAKVREASSGATYAGGADPYRKPEDEDDTSA
- the truB gene encoding tRNA pseudouridine(55) synthase TruB, coding for MTEQIKTPDGLVIVDKPSGFTSHDVVAKMRGIARTRRVGHAGTLDPMATGVLVLGVERATKLLGHLALTEKEYLGTIRLGQDTVTDDAEGEITSSTDASKVTREAVDTGIAALSGPIMQVPSKVSAIKIDGKRSYARVRGGEEFEIPARPVTVSSFRLYDVREAVAEDGTPVLDLVVSVVCSSGTYIRALARDLGAGLGVGGHLTALRRTRVGPYGLDAARTLDQHQQELTVMPVAEAAASAFPRWDVDEKRAKLLLNGVRLDMPAYPSGPVAVFGPDGAFLVLVEEEKGKAKSLAVFA